The window CGGACGCGCTGCGGCCCTTCCTGCTCGTCGCCAGCTTCGTCAATCCGCACGACATCGTCCTGTTCCCCACCTGGGTGCGCCGGACTCCGCTGCAGGAGCCCTCGCCGCTCGACCCGCCGCCGGTGCCCACCTCACCTACCGCCGCCGAGGACCTGCGCACCAAACCGGCTGCCCAGATTGCCTTTCGCGAGACTTACTACTCCGGATACGGCCCGGCTGCGGCCATCCAGCGCGCACGGCGGGCTGCACCAGAAGTGGTTCAACCTCTACGACGAGGCCACCCGCGTGCCGTTCGTCATCGCGCGAATCGGTGTGCAGGCCACCACAAGTCGGGTGGTAACGTCCCCCACCTCCCACGTCGATCTGGTACCGACACTGCTGGGCGCGGCCGGTATCGACGTGGCGTCGACGGCAGCGGTGCTGGCCGAGTCCTTCTCCGAAGTGCATCCGCTGCCCGGCCGCAACCTCATGCCGGTCGTCGACGGTGCGGCAGCAGACGAGCACCGCGCCGTGTACATGATGACCCGCGACAACGTGCTCGAAGGTGACACCGGCGCCTCGGGGCTGGCGCGCCGATTCAAGCGGACGGTGAATCCGCCTGCACCGCTTCGTATCCGGATCCCCGCCCACACGGCGGCGAACTTCGAGGGACTTGTGCTCCGGGTCGACGAGTGCGGGGGTGCCGGTCACCTGTGGAAGCTGGTGCGCACCTTCGACGATCCCGCCACCTGGACCGAGCCGGGCGTTCGTCATCTCGCCGCCAACGGCCCGGGCGGTGAGGCCTATCGGACCAGTCCGCTCGACGACCAGTGGGAGCTCTACGACCTCGCCACCGATCCCATCGAGGCGGTCAACCGGTGGGACGACCCCGATCTCTACGACCTCAGGCAACACCTGCGGACGCAACTCAAACAGGTTCGCACCGACGCCGTCCCCGAGCGCAACAACCCCTGGCCGTACGCGACCCGGCGCCCTCCCACGCCCAAGCGCAGGCGCTTCTTCGGCTAACCAGAGCGCGACCGTCCTTGACTGAGCGCGGCGTCGGCTGCTGCACCGGCGTCCCGCTGTGGCGCGCTGGGCTCTACTCGGGAGCCACCTGGTGGCTGTCGACGAACACCAGCGTGCCCTCGTCGAGCAGGACTGCCCATCGGCGGGCGGCGTCCGCGATGTGGGTGTCCCCCAGATCCACGCTGTGGCCCGCCATATCACCGAAGTCCTCGACGATCAGACCGCGAGTTTCGTTGTCGGTGTCGACATATACCCGCACGCGCTGGTCTACCGCGACGGACGGCTCACCGTCCTTGCGGCGCAACACCTTGATCGATTTGGCCATCTCGGCTCTCCTCCCCCTCGGGATTCAGTTGCGCCATTACAGCACGTTCAGGCCCGGTTCGCGCTGGAAATCCGCGGGATGGGCGGCACGATCGACCACAGGACCTCGGATTCCTGCTCGCCTGGGTTGTCCCAGGAGTGCGCGGCGCGTGCCGAGAAGGTGTAGCTGTCGCCGGTTTTCAGCAACGACTCCTGGCCGTCGACCGTCAGGCGAAGACATCCTCGGACGACGAACACGAAGATGGTTTCCGAGTCCAATGTGTATGCGCCGCCGGTACCGCCGCCGGGCTTGAGCACCGAGCGCATCACCTGTAGATTACCTTCGGTTTCCGGGGTGAGCACATACTCGCGAATTCCGCTGCCACCCACCTCGACCGGCGCGCCCAGGCCACCGCGCACCACAGCCGATTCCCGGTAGTCGAACAGGGAACCGGCTGATACTCCGAGGATTTCGCACACCTTGAGCAGGTTCGGCACCGAGATGGTGGTCTGGCCGCGCTCGACCAGGCTGAGGAATCCTTTGGTCAGCCCAGCGCGGCCGGCGACGGCCTCCAGGGTCAGTTCGCGGTCCTTGCGGAGTGCGCGCAGCTTCGGCCCGAGTCGGGTCATCAAGCCGTCGGTGCTTGCGGCGACGTCGTCAGCGGCGGCTGCGTTCCGAGCCATCCGAGCACCTCACCTTCACCTGTCGACCACCCAGCCTTGCGGAGTCGAAGTTTAGCGGTATATAACTTCTATAAGTTTTACATTACTAAACCATCAGGACGGGGCATGAGTCTGTACGCAGTGGTCGACCCCAAGACCGGTGACGTCGTTCGGGAGTATCCGACCGCCACCAACGAGCAGATCGCGAAGGCGATCGCCGATCCCCGGGTGCAGGGCGTCTCGCTGACCGGTTCGGAGCGCGCCGGTGCGGCGGTGGCCGAGATCGCCGGCCGCAACCTCAAGAAGGTGCTCGAGACGGCCGACGACCTGGCGCCGCTGTCCTCGCTGGGTGCGGCCAAGCGGCTGGCCGAGCAGATCGACCACGAGGAGCTGTTCGGCCCGGTCGCCATGGTGTTCAAGGTGAACTCCGAGGACGAAGCCGTCGAACTGGCCAATGACATCCCGTTCGGCCTCGGCTCCTCCGTGTTCACCACGGATACCGAGCAGGCCAAGCGGGTAGCCGACAAGATCGACGCCGGCATGGTCTACGTCAACCTGGTCGGCGCGGACGATGTCGAGCTACCGTTCGGCGGCGTCAAGCGCTCCGGCTACGGGCGCGAGCTGGGCCGCTTCGGCATCGACGAGTTCGTCAACAAGAAGCTGATTCGGATCGGATGACATGAGCACCACCACGGCACCGCCCAAGAAGGACACCTACAGTCCGCTGGAGCTGTTCGGCATCGACCGGCTGCTCGGCGAAGACGAGCGCGACATCGCCGCGACCGTGCGCAAGTTCGTCGACACGAGGCTTCGCCCGAACGTCGAGGACTGGTTCGAATCGGCCACCCTGCCCAGGGAACTGGCCAAGGAGTTCGGCGACCTCGGCGTGCTCGGCATGCACCTGCAGGGCTATGGCTGCGCGGGCACCAACGCCGTCAGCTACGGCCTAGCATGTCTGGAGCTGGAGGCCGGCGACAGTGGCTTCCGCAGCTTCGTGTCGGTGCAGGGCTCGCTGTCGATGTTCTCGATCTACCGCTACGGCTCCGAAGAACACAAGAGCGAATGGTTACCCCGGCTGGCCGCCGGTGACGCGATCGGCTGCTTCGGGTTGACCGAGCCCGACTTCGGCTCCAACCCGGCCGGCATGCGAACGCGGGCCCGCCGCGACGGCAGCGACTGGGTGCTCAACGGCACCAAAATGTGGATCACCAACGGCAACCTCGCCGACGTCGCGACGGTGTGGGCGCAGACCGACGACGGCATTGCCGGATTCCTGGTCCCGACCAATACTCCCGGCTTCGCCGCCAACGCAATTCACAAGAAGCTGTCGCTGCGCGCGTCGGTGACTTCCGAACTGGTGTTGGACAACGTCCGTCTCCCCGCGTCGGCCCAGCTGCCGCTCGCCGAGGGTCTGGGCGCCCCGCTGTCCTGCCTCAACGAAGCCCGGTTCGGCATCGTGTTCGGTTCGCTCGGCGCAGCCCGGGACAGCCTGGAGACCACGATCGCCTACACCCAGGCGCGGGAGGTGTTCGACCGTCCGTTGTCGAGCTACCAGCTGACCCAGGAGAAGCTCGCCAACATGACGGTGGAACTGGGCAAGGGCATGCTGCTCGCCATTCACCTCGGCCGAATGAAGGACGCCGAGGGCGTGCGGCCCGAGCAGATCAGCCTGGGCAAGCTCAACAACGTACGCGAAGCGCTGGCCATCGCCCGTGAATGCCGAACCCTGTTGGGCGGCAGCGGGATCACCCTCGAGTACTCACCGCTGCGCCATGCCAACAACCTCGAGTCTGTGCTGACCTACGAGGGCACCTCCGAGATGCATCTGCTGTCGATCGGTAAGGCTCTAACCGGACAGGCAGCGTTCCGCTGACATGACCGCAGCCGTCGAACTCCGGTATCTGCGCCCCCGTTCTCGCCCGAGAATGTCGATCAGGCCATGAACGTATTGGAGTCGGGTCTGACCCTGGATTGAGCTAATGTCGCGCCGTGGGCACCTACTGGAGTCGGCGAGAGTTCCTGGGAGTCACCGGCGCGGCGGCACTGCTGCTCGCCACCGCATGCTCGTCGAACGGCTCGAAGAACTCCGTCCCGAAATCGGTCACCATCCGACACATCTTCGGCGAGACCACCATCCCCGCGCCACCCAACCGCGTCGTCAGCGCCGGGTTGACCGAGCAGGACGACCTGCTGGCTCTCGGCGTCGTCCCGGTCGCGGTGACCAACTGGTTCGGCGACCAGCCGTTCGGGGTATGGCCGTGGGCCCAGTCCGAACTCGGCGGCGCCCAGCCGGTTCTGCTGAACCTGGACAACGGAATCCAGGTCGACCAGATCGCCAAACTCAAACCCGACCTCGTCGTCGCCGTCAACGCCGGACTCGATGCCGACACCTACCAGAGGCTCACCGCGATCGCGCCGACCATTGCACAGTCCGACGGCGACGCCTTCTTCGAACCGTGGAAGGACCAGGCCACCGCAGTCGGCACCGCGGTGTTCCAGGCCGACAGGATGAAGCAACTCATCACCGACGTCGACAACAAGTTCGCCGACGTGGCCAAGAACGACGCCGGATTCAAGGACAAGAAGGCACTGCTACTCGCGGGCAGCTTCTATGCCGGCGCCCTCACCGCCACGCTTCCCGGCTGGCGCACCGACTTCCTGACCTCGATGGGCTTTCAGATCCCGAACAGCATCTCCGCCTTCGCCGTCGACAGCAGCCGCGCCGCCATCCCCCGCGACAAGCTCGCCGACGCCCTCGATGGCGCCGACGTGCTGATCTGGTCCACCGAGAGTGACGCCGACCAGGCCGCGCTGCTGGCCGATCCCGCCGTCGCCGCACTGAGTGCGACCCAGCTGAAGCGCAACGTGTTCACCGGCAAGGACCTCGCGGGCGCCATCGCGTTCTCCTCACCGCTGTCCTACCCGGTGGTCGCCGACCAACTGCCACCGCTGCTCTCCCGCGCGCTCGGGTGAGCGCGCGTGCTTGGATAGCACCCGTGACTAGCGGCCGGACCGACACCGCACGGCAGGACGCCCCTACGCCGGGGTTCGCACAGGTCGGCTCTCGTTACTATCCGGCCCTCGTCGCAGTGTTCACCGCACTGGTGATCATCTCCAACGTCACCGCCACCAAGGGCGTCGCCTTCGGCCCGATCATCGGCAACTGGTCGATCATCACCGACGGCGGGTTCATCGTCTTCCCGCTGACCTACGTGATCGGTGACGTTCTCTCCGAGGTCTACGGCTTCAAAGCCGCGCGGCGGGCCATCATCCTCGGCTTCGCGATGAACGGACTTGCAGCACTGTCCTTCTGGGTGACGATCTATCTTCCGTCGGCTGACTTCTACACCAATCAGGAACACTTCGAGAACATCGTCCACGCTTACACCCAGCTGATCGTCGCGGGTCTGGCCGGCTTCATCGTCGGCCAGACCATCAACGCCTGGACCGTCGTCAAGATCAAGGAACACACCAAAGAGAAGCACCTGTGGGCGCGGCTGGTCGGCTCCACCTTCGCCGGCCAACTCGGCGATACTTTGGTGTTCTGCAGCATCGCCGCCGGCGCGATCGGCATCACCAGCTTCGGCGATTTCGCCACCTACGCCGCACTGGGCTGGATCTACAAGACCGCCGTGGAAGTGGTGATGCTGCCGATCACCTACCGGGTGATCGCCTACATCAAGCGGCACGAGCCCACCTACACCGCCATGGTGTGACGGCGTGCGAACGTGGATTACCGCCACGGTTCGACCGCGCGATGCGTGGAACAATTTCACAATCGGAACCGTCGATTTACCGTTGGTGAATGGCTGGGGAACAGACCTGATGGTGTCCGACGCAATCCGCGACTACGGCGACACCGCGCTGCTGCTGGTGTGCGAGTCGACCGACGAGGTGCTGGCCGTGACCGCGGCGCTGAACGAGGCCCGGATTCCTGCCGTGCTCGACATCGTGCCCGCCTCGCGCACCGTCCTGCTCGAGCTCGCAGGCCCCCGCGACCAGAGGCCCACCCGGCAACGACTGAGCCAACTACGGATCGAACCCACCACCGCCGCGAACGCGGACGGGCGCGTCGACGTCACGATCGACCTCGTCTACGACGGGGCAGACCTGGCCGAGGTCGCCGAGCTCACCGGACTGGACACCGCCGGTGTCATTCACGCCCACACCGCAGCGCCGTGGCGGGTCGGATTCGGTGGATTCGCACCGGGTTTCGCGTACCTGGTGGGTGGAGACCCGCGACTGCAGGTGCCGCGGCGCAGCGAGCCGCGCACCAAGGTGCCGGCCGGATCGGTGGGACTGGCCGGTGAGTTCAGCGGTGTGTATCCGCGGGAGTCACCGGGGGGATGGCAGCTGATCGGGCGCACCGACGCGGTGCTGTGGGACGTCGACCGCCCTCAACCGGCACTGCTGACACCCGGCATGAGGGTGCAGTTCCGGGCCGTCTGAGGGGACGACATGATCACGCTGGAAATCCTGACACCCGGGCCGCTGGCCCTCATCGAGGATCTGGGCCGGCCCGGCCTGGCGCACGTCGGAGTGACCCGGTCCGGGGCGGCCGACCGCCGATCGCACCGACTGGCCAACCTGGCTGGTGGCCAACCCCGACGACTGCGCCACCATCGAGGTCACGCTAGGCGGGTTCACCGCGCGGGTCCGCGGCGGTGACGTGGACGTCGCGGTCACCGGCGCCGACACCGACCCCTCAGTGAGCGGAATTCCATTTGGCATCAACAGTATTCACCGCGTGCGCAACAGCGAGGTGATCTCGCTGGGCGCACCGCACACCGGCCTGCGCAGCTATCTGGCGGTGCGCGGCGGGATCGCGGTCGACCCGGTGCTGGGGTCGCGCAGTTTCGACGTCCTGTCGGCGATCGGGCCGCTACCCCTGCAAGCCAGCGACATCGTTCCGGTCGGCCCCAGCACCGGCGGCTATCCGGAGCTCGACCAGGCACCGGTGGCCGCCATCGCGAAGGACCTCCACGAGCTGCGGGTGGTTCCCGGCCCGCGCGACGACTGGTTCACCGACCCCGACGCGCTGGTGCACACCGACTGGGTGGCCAGCGACCGCAGCGACCGCGTCGGCATGCGGCTGATGGGCCGGCCGCTGGCGCACCGCTGGCCGGGCCGGCAGCTGCCGAGCGAGGGTGCCACTCGCGGGGCGATCCAGGTGCCGCCCAACGGCCAGCCCGTCATCCTGGGACCCGATCACCCGGTGACCGGCGGCTACCCGGTCATCGGTGTGGTCACCGAGGCCGACGTCGACAAGGTCGCGCAGATCCGGCCTGGCCAGACGGTGCGCCTGCACTGGACCCACCCGCGCATTGCCGCCGGGAAGCCCTGCGGGCTGGTAGAGCTGACGGTGTGAACGCGCAACTCCACACCGCCCGGTTGATTCACACCAGCGACCTGGACAACGAGACACGCCAGCACGCCCGTCAGATGGTGGCCGAGGCGTTCGGCGAGTACACCGACTACGACTGGGAGCACGCGCTCGGCGGCATGCACGCCATCATCGCCTACCACGGTGCGCTGATCGCCCACGCATCCGTGGTGCAACGGCGGCTGCTCTATCAGGACACCGCGTTGCGCTGCGGCTACGTCGAGGGCGTCGCCGTGCGGGAGGACTGGCGCGGGCAGGGATTGGCCCATGCCGTGATGGACGCGATCGAGCAGGTGATCCGCGGCGCCTACCAAGTTGGGGCGCTCAGCGCGAGCCCTGACGGGGAGCGGATCTACCGGCCCCGGAGCTGGCTGCACTGGCAGGGTCCGACCGCGGTCCTGGCCCCGTCCGGGCTGATCCGCACCCCCGACGACGACGGTTCCGTTTTTGTACTTCCCGTCGGATTGCACATGGACCCGAAGGCCGAGCTGGTGTGCGACTGGCGAGACGGCGACGTCTGGTAGACCGCGACCACCGAACCGCCCGGAGCCTCGGCGAGTGCGCTCACAATGGCGCGTCGTCGAACGTCATGCCTTCGTCGTCGGGCATGCCGTCGCTCCTTTTCTCACGCGGGGCCTTTCCGGTGGTGCAACACAGCCGCCCGAAGAGCCTTACCGGACGTGAGTTCTCTCACCTTGACCCCGGGACCTGGCTAGCATCGGGTGGGCGTACTGTGATCCGTAACACCTTCATGCCCGAGGAGGTCCGTTGTCCAGCACAACCGAATTGGCCGAACTTCACCACCTGATCGGCGGGCTGCGGCGGTGCGTGACGTCTTTGAAGGCGAAGTACGGCGACTCTCCAGCAATGCGCCGAATCGTCAACGACACCGAGCGAATCCTCAATGACGTCGAGCTTCTCGATATCGACGCCAATGAGCTCGAGCTCGCCCAGCAAACCGTCGTCTTCTCCGGCGAGAAGATCCCGATACCGGACACCCCGTACGACACCGCCTTCTGGCGAGACGTCGACGACGAGGGCGTCGGCGGCCACCACCGTCACTGACCCGCTTACCGCTGGGCGCCGTGATCTAGGTACCCTCCGATCAGTTCATGCGAAGGGGATCACAGTAGATGAGCGCACCTGCGGCTAACCGCCCTGCGACCGGCGTCTTCTCACCCGGCCGTGCCCAGATACCGCAGCGCACGCTGCGCACCGACAACTGGCTGAAGTCACCGATCGTTGTCGACCTCGGCTTCGCCGCGTTCATCATCTACGCGACCGTACGGGCGTTCCAGCGCGACCACTTCTTCGTGCCGCAGTACCACTACCTCACGCCGTTCTACTCGCCGTGCCTGAGCAAGTCATGCGGCGAGGCCAGTGACTTCTGGCCGCAGATCCTGCCCAGTTCGGGCCTGCTGTCGTTGCTGCCCTACGCGCTGCTGTCACTGCCGTTCCTGCTGCTGTTCCGGCTGACCTGCTACTACTACCGCGGCGCCTACTACCGCTCGGTGTGGCAGGCCCCCACCGCCTGCGCCGTGGCCGAGCCGCATGCGAAATACACTGGCGAGACCCGGCTTCCGCTGATCATTCAGAACAGCCACCGATACTTCTTCTACGTCGCGGGCATCATCTCGGTGATCAACACCTACGACGCGATCGTCGCCTTCCACTCCGACAAGGGACCCGGCGGATTCGGTTTCGGCTTGGGCAACGTGATCCTGGTGACCAACGTCGTGCTGCTATGGATCTACACGCTGTCCTGCCATTCCTGCCGCCACGTCACCGGCGGTCGCCTCAAGCACTTCTCGAAGCACCCCGTGCGCTACTGGATCTGGTCCCAGGTCAGCAAGATCAACACCCGCCACAAGATGTACGCGTGGATCACTCTGGGCACCTTGATGTTCACCGACTTCTACGTCATGCTCGTGGCCAGTGGGACCATCTCTGACCTGAGATTCATTGGCTGACAAGCAGTTTCATACAACAGTTTGAGCGAGGACACATGACGGTTGAGGTCGAGCGGCATTCTTACGACGTTGTCGTGATCGGTGCCGGCGGCTCGGGGCTACGCGCGGTCATCGAAGCCCGGGAACGGGGCCTGAAGGTCGCCGTGGTGTGCAAGTCGCTGTTCGGCAAGGCTCACACCGTCATGGCCGAGGGCGGCTGCGCGGCTGCGATGCGCAACGTGAACACCAAGGACAGCTGGCAGGTGCACTTCGGTGACACCATGCGCGGCGGCAAGTTCCTCAACAACTGGCGGATGGCCGAGCTGCACGCGCAAGAGGCCCCCGACCGGGTGTGGGAACTGGAGACCTACGGCGCGCTGTTTGACCGCACCAAAGACGGGCGGATCAGCCAGCGCAACTTCGGCGGGCACACCTACCCGCGGCTGGCCCACGTCGGCGACCGCACCGGCCTGGAGATCATCCGCACCCTGCAGCAGAAGATCGTCTCGCTGCAGCAGGAGGACAAGGCCGAGCTGGGCGACTACGAGG is drawn from Candidatus Mycolicibacterium alkanivorans and contains these coding sequences:
- a CDS encoding helix-turn-helix domain-containing protein, with the translated sequence MARNAAAADDVAASTDGLMTRLGPKLRALRKDRELTLEAVAGRAGLTKGFLSLVERGQTTISVPNLLKVCEILGVSAGSLFDYRESAVVRGGLGAPVEVGGSGIREYVLTPETEGNLQVMRSVLKPGGGTGGAYTLDSETIFVFVVRGCLRLTVDGQESLLKTGDSYTFSARAAHSWDNPGEQESEVLWSIVPPIPRISSANRA
- a CDS encoding acyl-CoA dehydrogenase family protein; this encodes MSTTTAPPKKDTYSPLELFGIDRLLGEDERDIAATVRKFVDTRLRPNVEDWFESATLPRELAKEFGDLGVLGMHLQGYGCAGTNAVSYGLACLELEAGDSGFRSFVSVQGSLSMFSIYRYGSEEHKSEWLPRLAAGDAIGCFGLTEPDFGSNPAGMRTRARRDGSDWVLNGTKMWITNGNLADVATVWAQTDDGIAGFLVPTNTPGFAANAIHKKLSLRASVTSELVLDNVRLPASAQLPLAEGLGAPLSCLNEARFGIVFGSLGAARDSLETTIAYTQAREVFDRPLSSYQLTQEKLANMTVELGKGMLLAIHLGRMKDAEGVRPEQISLGKLNNVREALAIARECRTLLGGSGITLEYSPLRHANNLESVLTYEGTSEMHLLSIGKALTGQAAFR
- a CDS encoding ABC transporter substrate-binding protein — encoded protein: MGTYWSRREFLGVTGAAALLLATACSSNGSKNSVPKSVTIRHIFGETTIPAPPNRVVSAGLTEQDDLLALGVVPVAVTNWFGDQPFGVWPWAQSELGGAQPVLLNLDNGIQVDQIAKLKPDLVVAVNAGLDADTYQRLTAIAPTIAQSDGDAFFEPWKDQATAVGTAVFQADRMKQLITDVDNKFADVAKNDAGFKDKKALLLAGSFYAGALTATLPGWRTDFLTSMGFQIPNSISAFAVDSSRAAIPRDKLADALDGADVLIWSTESDADQAALLADPAVAALSATQLKRNVFTGKDLAGAIAFSSPLSYPVVADQLPPLLSRALG
- a CDS encoding queuosine precursor transporter, with amino-acid sequence MTSGRTDTARQDAPTPGFAQVGSRYYPALVAVFTALVIISNVTATKGVAFGPIIGNWSIITDGGFIVFPLTYVIGDVLSEVYGFKAARRAIILGFAMNGLAALSFWVTIYLPSADFYTNQEHFENIVHAYTQLIVAGLAGFIVGQTINAWTVVKIKEHTKEKHLWARLVGSTFAGQLGDTLVFCSIAAGAIGITSFGDFATYAALGWIYKTAVEVVMLPITYRVIAYIKRHEPTYTAMV
- a CDS encoding 5-oxoprolinase subunit B family protein, with product MVSDAIRDYGDTALLLVCESTDEVLAVTAALNEARIPAVLDIVPASRTVLLELAGPRDQRPTRQRLSQLRIEPTTAANADGRVDVTIDLVYDGADLAEVAELTGLDTAGVIHAHTAAPWRVGFGGFAPGFAYLVGGDPRLQVPRRSEPRTKVPAGSVGLAGEFSGVYPRESPGGWQLIGRTDAVLWDVDRPQPALLTPGMRVQFRAV
- a CDS encoding GNAT family N-acetyltransferase, translating into MNAQLHTARLIHTSDLDNETRQHARQMVAEAFGEYTDYDWEHALGGMHAIIAYHGALIAHASVVQRRLLYQDTALRCGYVEGVAVREDWRGQGLAHAVMDAIEQVIRGAYQVGALSASPDGERIYRPRSWLHWQGPTAVLAPSGLIRTPDDDGSVFVLPVGLHMDPKAELVCDWRDGDVW